TGCTATACTTTTTTCATCTCTGTAACGCAGAGAAGGCTCAAGAGGTCCAGAGATATTATGTGTCGACGTCAAATAAGTTTTGCTTCCAAACTGTTTTAGGGAGCGTTTTAGACTTTGCTGTAAGTGATTACTAAAACGAATGCGTGAACATCACGTTTGAAATAGCCTCAGCTGGCGGGCCATTAGCAGAAAGGGTGTTAAACATTAGAGCGGCTCCTGTATCCATGGCGATCATCTACCTCTGTGAACTGCTCACTGAAGTTCAAGCGAAGCTGTTATTGTACCTTTAATATCTCAGCAATTCAACGAGACGCTGCTGTGGTTATTCCTGATGTGAACGCATAAAGGATCTGTAATATCATCTTCTCAAATGATATTGGGATAAGGTGTACCTTCTGAGGTCAGATAGGGTCGTGGATATTTTTCGGGTCATCTTTTATCTTACCTCGGTGTCTTTCTCCGTTTCCATAGTTCTGTTATCTGCCGTTGTATTACAAGTGTCTGCTGGTGACGGGGATCGTCCTGATCAGCGCATTCGAGGGGTTGAGGATGTATCTCGGTTATGCTGGGAATCTCAAAGAGAAGGTGAAGCACAAGAAATGTCAGAAATTAGTAATCTGCTGATGGACTACTAGAGCCTTAGGAGCTAAATGATCAGAAAGTCAGAgaataattcaattttaactGGTCTCACGGCATTaacatacactatattgccaaaagtattgggtcACCCCCTTgtaatgaacaggtttgactactTTAGTAATATCCACGAgtacaaatattaatgttaaggCACATAATGCTATTTTAGGGAATTGTGCGCTTCTAAATTCATAGCAACcgtttggacaggacccttttctattctaacacGGCATGCAATGTGTATAAGtcaaggttaaaaaagaaatggctgactgagtcagtgtggaagatTCAAATCTGCATGAAAGGGATGTGATGAAACGTAAAAGTATGCTATAGTCATGAAGCAAgattgaaaaaatgaaaaataaagaaattgctattaatttatataaaaaaatcactcatcattcatcattatcatcattaaaataataacagtaatctACAGTTATCTTTATAATTAAAgatatctaaaaaaatgaaacaacaaacacactcacgcacacacacacacacacacacacacacatgtacacaccaattaaagtaaatttaatacacaaaataaattgcCAGAGCATTCAAACTCAAAAAAGGATATGTAATTTTATgggttttgtaaataaactacAAAAGCTAAAAACAATTAACCGTAAACAATGACCAGAGGTgataaaacaaagtaaataaaaatgaaatttaattaaataaatgaacgaaTAAATAACTGCATAGACCACGGCTGATAAAACATATTATCAAACGGAAatgaataagaataaataaattaagaagctgataaaaacagtgaataaaaatgaaataaccgCCTACAAAAATAAACCACTGATAAAACAAATCAGTTAAATAGAAATTcaatatgaacaaataaataactgtgATGGTACTAACCAcatctgaatgaatgaatgaataaaaggaagaaagaaagacagaaaatattAGTAGCTTTGGAACGAATAGATAACGAATCTTTAGTTCTTTCCCTcacttctctcttttctttagGTTCCAGAGTTGGCTGGATTTTGGTTGATCTCGTTGCTCTTCCAGCTGCCtatcctcctcttcttcatcagcGATGAAGACACCATCATTCTCCCTCTGGAGAGGGCCGTTCACTCTCTTTATCTGGGCTTCCTGCTGGGCGAGCTGCTGGCCTCGTTTCTGGCCCTGCGGGTCATGACTCGTAAACTGGCCCAGCGGTTTCACATGAGACAGTTCGGCCTGGTGCAGGGCCTTCACGCAGCAGAAGCGCTGCCCGTGTTTGGACTGCCGTACGGAGGCAGGAGCGTGCTGCCGGTGAGGGACATTCAGCCACACTGACAGACCAAGATCTGGTCTCCCACCGCTGTGACCTTTGACGATAACTGCAGTTTTCATAATGCAAGTATGTTATAATGAAGGTTGATCGAtatgaaataatgaatattGTGTTTGTAGTTGCAACTTAGCTTACTtcctttttatacttttttaaagccTCACTGAGAGATTCACTGGAATGAATTGCACtgaaacagaatatatatatatatatatatatatatatatatatatatatatatatatatatatatatatatatatatatatatatatatatatatataattaagaatTATActacaattacaaataaaaagtagacCCAAAGTGTTCGGGGTCAGTAAGgtcgctttctttttttcttttgaaagatttaaattttcattctagtgctgtcaaatgattaattgcaattaatcatattcaaaataaaagtttttgtttgcataatatatttatgtgtactgtttatgtaaatacatatgcctgcatatatttcagaaaaatttcatttttacatattaaatatattatatatatatatatatatatatatatatatatatatatatatatatatatatatatatatatatatatatatatatatatataatataaatgatatgaacataaatatagaTGTAAACACatagtttttaatatactgtaaattagTTAATGTAGTTTTGCAAAAATTAGAATGAAAAGAcaaaatttaataatgaaaatctAATTCTTAATTGGGGGGGATAGTGAGGCAAAtacaatctaaaatataaaataacattcgTGATATATGAAGCAGACACAGGGTGGTGCTGTGAGACTGTGTCCCTCTCAGTCCACGCTGCTGCAGAACACACAACCCCAGAATGACTCATCAGCCTGAACCCCCAGGAGCCCCACACTCGCTTCTGCGCGCGTTTCAACGAACCGATTCGTCAAAATTAAATAGaatgtaatgacaataaatccAACTGACTGACTGAACGCAAATTCACACGTGAAGggtatatataatgcattactgTGTATGAACACCATCATCAAAGGCACTGGTAATATGGATTAttgaatgcaatgcattttacatgtTCGCAAAACTTGCAATCAGGCATAATACATCTTGATTTTACCGACAGCCTAGTTGTTACGCTATTAAAGAGCATAATGcagattgttttaaagcagtttatgcTGCGACCGTGTACAACTGTGAACATATGACTTGATTATAATGCATGACGCATAGGCACGTGTACACATTATCCAAATTCATTGTTCATTACTACAGATCATTAGCCaaatgatgtgtttgttttaacaatTTCTGCCAGGTGGGAGGTTcaacgcgcgcacacacacacacacacacacacacacacacgtttcaaTCTCTGGAGATCTAAGGGGCTTTTCATGAGCAGGAAGATAAAAGTAACTTGTGCACCATATTGACTTGTGTCTTACATTTGAGCAGTAATTTGGCAGTTCCTGTAGAGACAGAGTCTATGTCAGCGTGCAGAACGCTCATACACATCTAATTATTACTATAACAGATGGGAGACCTGTCAGCATATGCTGGAACAGCATTATAATGCTAACGAAAACACTGTCGAGATTAGACATTCGCCTCTGATTTCATTTCTAATGATTTCTGTCAGCACTTCTGTTTATCCACCGTAATGGATGATGTTTCGGATTGTTTCTTACAGTTCTTTTTCCCCCGTAAATATCTCTCTTTCCTGCGTTCAGAGCCCGAGACAGTCTGGTTGGCAGTTGCTCCAggtgttgtgttgtttttcatttgcattaaacAAAGTCTGGATCTGCAACGCAGTCAATTAAGAAGATAGAGTCTAGCAGTCGGGCTTACGCTGGTTTCTGAGAACTGCTCTCAcagcataattttatttttctccatccttgtttacatttaaaaatgctgcagTGCTTCAAACGTGGAGAGGTTTCTATATCGTAAACCAGAGTGACAGATTAAGTGGGTTTTATTCTGCAGAGGTGCGGAGTTCTCTTATGAAGGTCTCAAATGAAGGTTTATTTCCTTAAAACACCAGTGTGTGTACATTAAGATCTTGTAAACattcaggggttttttttcatagcTGGCTGGTTGTTGTTTTCTATGGCAAAAAAGAATACTGACAAATACTGtacacaaaaatgcatacaCTGTGAAATAGATGCCAATTACTGACTTGTGAACTTATTCAAACATCAGGTAAAACATTACagtcttaaaaaaaaggttcttcattgGCATAAATGGTTCTATGAAGAACCTTGAACATCCGTGGAGCCTTTCAGAGGCAGAAAAGGTATAGTCTTAAAAGggtctttagatttttttaaatgttctttgaaAAGTTTCTTTTAGGAAGTGTTCAGTGGAAGGTTTtgggaaacaaaaatattttgttcactgcagtatatatataaggaaTGGATGGACTGCTGCCTTGCTGCCATATCcttcatattaatattgattaatattGATTAGATTGATCATTATCTTGACTGATTAAGCAGTAATGCCATATATATTAGTCAATATAGAaagaaatgtgtcatttataTAGCAAGACTGGAAAAGTAAATGTATTGCTTTTGTAGGTCCATGGTAGAGTCAGAGTGACCCCAACTAagtaagccagaggcgacagcggcaaggaaccaaaaccccatcttTTACAGAATGGAGACAAAAAATCCTGTTTCATTCTGTATTTTTCTACTGAAGGCGGTATGAAGATGGTAACCAACCGTACTGATAAAATGATTGGCAGAACAAGGCAACCTtgagaatattatatatatataactaactatcttttaaattaaatggaatTTTGGAATTCTGAGAAAATGTCATGCATTAAGCATTTACAACATTGATAATGAGAATAAATGTTTCCTGTGCAGAAAGTGatcgtattagaatgatttctgaaggatcatgtgatgaagactggagtatttaagatgaaaattcagctttgatcacaggaataaattacattttgcattatttaaatatttaaacaaaaaaattgtgactTTCTTACAACAGATACTACTGGATACAATGTGTGGAATAGTTAATTAGGTTTAAAACAATGAACTAATTAGcttagaaatgttttgaatcATATAGGCATAGGTTAACAAAAccacaaagaaaacaagataTCTCATTTTGGTTTCTCTTTTCTAATCACTTTCATTTCGCCTagtttcttctctctctctctctcctctcaaaTGGAATCATTTGTATAGTGCTCTTCTCAAtacatattgttccaaacccgcTTACAAACAATGGCGGCTCACGAGCCCTCTAGTAAGCAGCCACAGGCGACAGTCAGGGAAAATCTCCCTGAGATGTTGAATGAGATGAGAAAGAAACCTCTGGAGGAACCAGCGCTGGAGACACTCTACTCCTCTGTATTATACTTAAAGGTGCTCtatgtaggattttgactcTAATACagcataaacataataaaccaTAATATGTTTGCAGTTATTTAAGGAACATGCTAcgttaacatacttgtttatccaaaaaacaatgctacagtctgttattctcctttgaaaatggGTGTTCCGTAAAGTCTAGAAACTAATTAAGTTATTTGACATtaggtctgtaacatgattagctaGAAAAGGCATGTCTTAGAGAGGAAAAAGATTGTTCTCTTCTATTCAGAGAAGCTGGAGAAATCTCTGCGTAAGGGACAAACAAGGCTGAAGACCTTTGTTGGATGCCCATTGTCTTCAGGCTCTCAGACGATACTGCATCACTCATCAGCGGGATTCTGTCattgggcccaggaatacttccagaaaccactgtcggtaaacacaatccacCCTGCCATCTGCAGTTGTGTCCTGTGGAGAACCGTTCAATGATCAGACGAGTCCAAACTTTGTTAAACATCAAAGACAGTAGCTGGATAGTTTTCAGGTAAGAATGGGACCAAACTCCAACACCACAACTATAAAAAATCATAACCTTGATGCCCAGACGTCTTCAAACTGGAGATAATGAGATGCTGCACCATAAACATTCATTATACTaagttttattgttaataaaatactgatttgTGTTATCTGAAATTCTTTAAATTGtcatattaaaaacagaaaaaagaatttggggtttatatacagtattgtaCATATGACTCTTAAAAGGAGAgttcgccaaaaaaaaaaaaaaaaaaaaaaaacattacttaatagaactcatgtcattttaaacctgtaCAAGAGATCAT
This genomic interval from Puntigrus tetrazona isolate hp1 chromosome 5, ASM1883169v1, whole genome shotgun sequence contains the following:
- the zgc:112294 gene encoding transmembrane protein 17A is translated as MPVFYTPVPQNLRVGLANVSGSVFINNRTRDSGHFRDPYQDHEVCAEVSSHLPLQMLLYFNIFFFPFWWISEVLMLLLKFCYLPLYYKCLLVTGIVLISAFEGLRMYLGYAGNLKEKVPELAGFWLISLLFQLPILLFFISDEDTIILPLERAVHSLYLGFLLGELLASFLALRVMTRKLAQRFHMRQFGLVQGLHAAEALPVFGLPYGGRSVLPVRDIQPH